The following coding sequences lie in one Arabidopsis thaliana chromosome 3, partial sequence genomic window:
- the KRP6 gene encoding KIP-related protein 6 (KIP-related protein 6 (KRP6); BEST Arabidopsis thaliana protein match is: Cyclin-dependent kinase inhibitor family protein (TAIR:AT1G49620.1); Has 35333 Blast hits to 34131 proteins in 2444 species: Archae - 798; Bacteria - 22429; Metazoa - 974; Fungi - 991; Plants - 531; Viruses - 0; Other Eukaryotes - 9610 (source: NCBI BLink).), whose protein sequence is MSERKRELAEEASSTSFSPLKKTKLNDSSDSSPDSHDVIVFAVSSSSVASSAALASDECSVTIGGEESDQSSSISSGCFTSESKEIAKNSSSFGVDLEDHQIETETETSTFITSNFRKETSPVSEGLGETTTEMESSSATKRKQPGVRKTPTAAEIEDLFSELESQDDKKKQFIEK, encoded by the exons atgagcGAGAGAAAGCGAGAGCTTGCAGAAGAAGCTTCAAGCACAAGCTTCTCACCACTGAAGAAAACGAAGCTTAATGATTCTTCTGATTCATCACCGGACTCTCATGACGTCATCGTCTTCGcggtttcatcttcttccgtTGCTTCGTCGGCGGCTTTAGCGTCTGATGAATGTTCCGTTACCATCGgtggagaagaaagtgatCAGTCCTCGAGTATCAGCTCCGGTTGTTTCACCAGTGAATCGAAAGAAATCGCGAAGAACAGTTCGTCGTTTGGTGTAGATCTGGAG GATCATCAAATCGAAACCGAAACCGAAACCTCAACATTCATCACCAGCAATTTCAG AAAAGAGACGAGTCCAGTGAGTGAGGGTTTGGGAGAAACGACAACAGAAATGGAATCATCATCGGCAACGAAGAGAAAACAACCGGGGGTGAGGAAGACTCCAACGGCGGCGGAGATTGAGGATTTGTTCTCGGAGCTAGAGAGTCAAGACgataagaagaagcaattCATAGAAAAGTGA
- the KRP6 gene encoding KIP-related protein 6 (KIP-related protein 6 (KRP6); FUNCTIONS IN: cyclin binding, cyclin-dependent protein kinase inhibitor activity; INVOLVED IN: negative regulation of cyclin-dependent protein kinase activity, DNA endoreduplication; LOCATED IN: nucleus; EXPRESSED IN: 8 plant structures; EXPRESSED DURING: D pollen mother cell meiosis stage, C tetrad of megaspores, B meiosis of megaspore mother cell; CONTAINS InterPro DOMAIN/s: Cyclin-dependent kinase inhibitor, plant (InterPro:IPR016701), Cyclin-dependent kinase inhibitor (InterPro:IPR003175); BEST Arabidopsis thaliana protein match is: Cyclin-dependent kinase inhibitor family protein (TAIR:AT1G49620.1); Has 1712 Blast hits to 484 proteins in 111 species: Archae - 0; Bacteria - 136; Metazoa - 266; Fungi - 200; Plants - 207; Viruses - 3; Other Eukaryotes - 900 (source: NCBI BLink).), with translation MSERKRELAEEASSTSFSPLKKTKLNDSSDSSPDSHDVIVFAVSSSSVASSAALASDECSVTIGGEESDQSSSISSGCFTSESKEIAKNSSSFGVDLEDHQIETETETSTFITSNFRKETSPVSEGLGETTTEMESSSATKRKQPGVRKTPTAAEIEDLFSELESQDDKKKQFIEKYNFDIVNDEPLEGRYKWDRL, from the exons atgagcGAGAGAAAGCGAGAGCTTGCAGAAGAAGCTTCAAGCACAAGCTTCTCACCACTGAAGAAAACGAAGCTTAATGATTCTTCTGATTCATCACCGGACTCTCATGACGTCATCGTCTTCGcggtttcatcttcttccgtTGCTTCGTCGGCGGCTTTAGCGTCTGATGAATGTTCCGTTACCATCGgtggagaagaaagtgatCAGTCCTCGAGTATCAGCTCCGGTTGTTTCACCAGTGAATCGAAAGAAATCGCGAAGAACAGTTCGTCGTTTGGTGTAGATCTGGAG GATCATCAAATCGAAACCGAAACCGAAACCTCAACATTCATCACCAGCAATTTCAG AAAAGAGACGAGTCCAGTGAGTGAGGGTTTGGGAGAAACGACAACAGAAATGGAATCATCATCGGCAACGAAGAGAAAACAACCGGGGGTGAGGAAGACTCCAACGGCGGCGGAGATTGAGGATTTGTTCTCGGAGCTAGAGAGTCAAGACgataagaagaagcaattCATAGAAAA GTACAACTTCGATATTGTCAATGACGAACCGCTTGAAGGTCGCTACAAGTGGGATCGACTTTAA
- the KRP6 gene encoding KIP-related protein 6: MSERKRELAEEASSTSFSPLKKTKLNDSSDSSPDSHDVIVFAVSSSSVASSAALASDECSVTIGGEESDQSSSISSGCFTSESKEIAKNSSSFGVDLEDHQIETETETSTFITSNFRFIIFLFPPPPKLDVQSILFSLAIFSLFFMAEKRRVQ; this comes from the exons atgagcGAGAGAAAGCGAGAGCTTGCAGAAGAAGCTTCAAGCACAAGCTTCTCACCACTGAAGAAAACGAAGCTTAATGATTCTTCTGATTCATCACCGGACTCTCATGACGTCATCGTCTTCGcggtttcatcttcttccgtTGCTTCGTCGGCGGCTTTAGCGTCTGATGAATGTTCCGTTACCATCGgtggagaagaaagtgatCAGTCCTCGAGTATCAGCTCCGGTTGTTTCACCAGTGAATCGAAAGAAATCGCGAAGAACAGTTCGTCGTTTGGTGTAGATCTGGAG GATCATCAAATCGAAACCGAAACCGAAACCTCAACATTCATCACCAGCAATTTCAGGttcataatctttttgtttccccccccccccaaatTAGACGTTCAATCGATTTTATTCTCCTTGGCgattttttctctgttttttatgGCAGAAAAGAGACGAGTCCAGTGA
- the DNF gene encoding RING/U-box superfamily protein (DAY NEUTRAL FLOWERING (DNF); CONTAINS InterPro DOMAIN/s: Zinc finger, RING-type (InterPro:IPR001841); BEST Arabidopsis thaliana protein match is: Zinc finger, C3HC4 type (RING finger) family protein (TAIR:AT3G14320.1); Has 4985 Blast hits to 4971 proteins in 220 species: Archae - 0; Bacteria - 0; Metazoa - 1264; Fungi - 164; Plants - 3129; Viruses - 3; Other Eukaryotes - 425 (source: NCBI BLink).), translating to MNEDALEAVRSRTFFAILTVFYSIFRCCLAYCNKGDDDHLIHPSHSLHVIKATGINPSVLLSIPVVSFNANAFKDNIECVVCLSKFIDEDKARVLPSCNHCFHFDFTDTWLHSDYTCPNCRKNVEEIQNHELSLSPNPNSG from the coding sequence ATGAACGAAGATGCTCTCGAAGCTGTACGATCTCGCACATTCTTCGCGATTCTGACTGTGTTTTATTCTATATTTCGTTGTTGTCTTGCTTATTGCAACAAAGGTGACGATGATCATCTGATTCATCCTAGTCATAGTTTACATGTCATAAAAGCCACTGGGATCAACCCTTCCGTTCTTTTATCAATTCCTGTCGTATCTTTCAACGCTAATGCCTTCAAAGACAATATCGAATGCGTCGTTTGTCTATCAAAGTTCATCGACGAAGACAAAGCCAGGGTTTTACCTAGTTGTAATCATTGCTTTCACTTTGATTTTACTGACACATGGCTTCATTCAGACTATACTTGCCCTAACTGCAGAAAGAACGTTGAAGAAATCCAAAATCACGAACTTTCTCTTAGTCCAAACCCTAATTCCGGTTAG